The genomic window CTCGACAGGCTTAAACTCTAGGTTATTGGCGGGCTTAGAACTTATTTTTAATAATTTTAGGTGGATGTAGATACGGCATCAATAATTTTTACACGGCTACCACACCTTTTATATGAGGATGCGGATCGTAATCTTTTAAGGTAAAATCTTCAAAGGTAAATTTAAAAATATCCTTGATTTCCGGATTGATTTCTAAGGTTGGTAAGGATTTGGGAGTTCGAGATAATTGTAATTCCAATTGTTCACGGTGATTATTATAAATATGTGCGTCTCCAAAGGTATGGATAAAATCTCCCGGTTGATATCCGCAAACTTGTGCTATCATCATGGTAAACAAAGCATAAGATGCAATGTTAAAAGGTACTCCTAAAAATATATCCGCACTACGCTGGTACAATTGACAAGAAAGTTTATCATTTGCTACATAAAACTGAAAAAATGCATGACAGGGAGGCAAGGCTGCTTTTCCATTAGCTACATTCTCTGAAAAGGATTTAGAGGTATCCGGAAGTACGCTAGGGTTCCAGGCAGAAACCAACATCCGGCGACTGTTTGGGTTAGTTTTTAGAGTTTCGATTACTTCTTTGATCTGATCAATTTCATCTCCGTTCCAATTGCGCCATTGGTATCCGTAAACCGGACCTAAATCCCCATGTTCATCCGCCCACTCATTCCAGATTTTAACTCCGTTTTCCTGTAAATATTTAATATTAGTATCTCCCTGTAGAAACCAAAGCAGTTCGTAAATAATAGATTTTAAATGCAGTTTTTTAGTGGTGACCATGGGAAAACCCTGATTCAAGTCAAACCGCATTTGATATCCGAATACACTTTTAGTCCCGGTACCGGTTCTATCCCCTTTTTCATTTCCATGTTCCAGTACGTGACGTACCAGGTCTAAGTATTGTTTCATTATTAACGAGTATTCTCCTGAATGATAAAGTTAGAAAGAAGGCAGTTACCAAATGTCACTTCTTAAAATAAATATCAGCTATTTTTCAACAGTAGATTTACCAGATAGCAAACTATGCTAAGTCATAATTTTTAATCAAAACGGAAGCCGATATCTGAAGGTATTTTTCTAAGTTTCGGATCATATCAACGGTTAATCGTTTTTTACGACTTAGCACTTCTGATACCCTGCTTTTACCCCCGATAATTCCGATCAAATCTTTTTGACGCATATTTAATTCTTCCATTCGGATTTTAATCGCTTCGATTGGGTCAGGTGCTTCTATAGGAAACTCCTTATTTTCGTAGTTTTCTATAAGTAGGGATAAAATATCTGCTTCATCCCCTTCCTTAGAATCTACAGGAGCATCAAAAATTACTTCGAGGCGGTTAAGCGCCTGCTGGTAGTCTTCTTTGGTTTTTATAGATTTTACTTCCATAACATCATTTATATATAGTTAGCATCTATTTTATCATATTTTGAATGTGTTCCGATAAAACGTATAAACGCCCATTGTCTTTCGTAAATAAATTTTACAACCAGACGATATGAATTTCCTTTTATATTGAAAACAACCCGACTGTCACGAGGTATGCTTACATTTATAAATGTTTGCTTTACATCATTAGGTGATTTCCAATCCGAGCTTTTTGCCGTATTGTACCTGGTTCTGATATACTGTTTAGAGTCAGCATGTCTTTTCTAGAAAAGCCTTAATGTACTTTTAGCAATAATTCTTTTCATCAAACTATCTTCTATATAAAAATACAAAAGTTCTCAAATAAAGAACCTAAATGTATAAGAATTTTTATTTCTGTAATTAATAAGAATATCTACCCAATAATCATTCCAGCCAAGGTTGCAGATAGTAAGGAAGCAATTGTTCCCCCAATAAGGGCTTTTAAACCGAATTCGGAAAGGGTTTTTCGTTGTCCGGGAGCTAGCGAACCGATACCTCCAATTTGAATACCGATAGAAGCAAAATTAGCAAACCCGCAAAGCATATAAGTGGCCATGATGATGGATTTATTATACGTTAGGTGAAGCGTATTTGAAGCATCTTTAAGTGCTGCTAATTGTATGTAACCTACAAACTCACTTGCCGCTAATTTAATCCCCAACAATTGCCCCATTAACATCATATCCTCTTTAGCCACTCCAATTAACCACATTAACGGAGCAAATAAAGTTCCTAAAATGGCTTCTAAAGAAAAAGCAGCATAAGGCGTATGGTTTGCCACTACTGAATTTAGTCCGGTAAACCCTCCGATCCAACCTAACATTCCGTTTAACATGGCAATTAAAGCTACAAAGACTAACAACATTGCCCCTACGTTTGCTGCCAAGCGTAGGCCTTCGGTAGTTCCGTTAGAAATTGCATCCAGTACATTAGCTCCTATCTTATCTTGAGTGACTTCTACGGTACTTTCAATAGCTTCGGTTTGAGGGTACAACATTTTTGAAACCACAATAGCCCCCGGTGCTGCCATCACTGATGCGGCTAAAAGGTGCCTTGCAAATTCTAAGCGTAGAGCTTCATCATTCCCACCTAAAAATCCAATATAAGCTGCCAGAACCCCACCGGCTACGGTAGCCATTCCTCCTACCATTACTAACAGGATTTCGGATTTGTTCATTCGTTCGAGATAAGCTTTAATCATTAACGGAGCTTCGGTTTGCCCTAAAAATATATTACCGGCAACGCTTAAACTTTCAGCTCCGGAAATTCCCATTAATTTGGTTAGAACCCAAGCCAAACCTTTGACCACTACCTGTATAATTCCGAAGTAAAACAGCACAGAGGTAAGTGCGGAAAAGAAGATAATTGTAGGTAATACCTGAAACAAAAAAATAAAACCATAGCTCTCTACGTCCATCATCCCTCCCAGTAAAAACTCACTTCCAGCTTGGGTATAAAGTAATATTTCGTTAAAAATCTTTCCAATAAAATTAAATATTTTCTGAATGACAGGCACTCTTAGCACTCCAATGGCTAGTAATAACTGAGCGATTAAACCAATCCCTACCGTTTTCCACTGAATCGCTTTGCGATTACTACTTGCCAGATAGGTTATGAGTAAGAGCACTAACATTCCAATGGCACCCCGGTAAAAACTGGTAAAGGAGAAACCAGAACTTTGAATAAGTTTGGGTTGTTGAGAAGTTTTAGAAGTTGTACTTACTAGTGCTACATCTTTTTGAAATGTTAGGTGTTCGGAATTTTGTTGTAATATCAATAAAGAATCGGTAAGCTGTTGCACCTTATAACGTATGATGCTATCACCTGGTTCTTCAAATAAGACCAGGTTTTTATATTGAAAAATATAGCTGCCTTTTATAATCGTATCCGTAGCACTTTTTAAATACGTAAAATCCCCGTTCAAAAATTCAATGTATGAATTGCTATTTTCAGTCGTTGTTGATTTTTCTGTAACCCAACGCCCTTCTAATTCTTGTGTAAAGGCAGTTAGCGAACTAAAAGTTAATACCAGTAAAAGAAGCGTA from Aquimarina sp. ERC-38 includes these protein-coding regions:
- a CDS encoding thymidylate synthase produces the protein MKQYLDLVRHVLEHGNEKGDRTGTGTKSVFGYQMRFDLNQGFPMVTTKKLHLKSIIYELLWFLQGDTNIKYLQENGVKIWNEWADEHGDLGPVYGYQWRNWNGDEIDQIKEVIETLKTNPNSRRMLVSAWNPSVLPDTSKSFSENVANGKAALPPCHAFFQFYVANDKLSCQLYQRSADIFLGVPFNIASYALFTMMIAQVCGYQPGDFIHTFGDAHIYNNHREQLELQLSRTPKSLPTLEINPEIKDIFKFTFEDFTLKDYDPHPHIKGVVAV
- a CDS encoding helix-turn-helix domain-containing protein, which gives rise to MEVKSIKTKEDYQQALNRLEVIFDAPVDSKEGDEADILSLLIENYENKEFPIEAPDPIEAIKIRMEELNMRQKDLIGIIGGKSRVSEVLSRKKRLTVDMIRNLEKYLQISASVLIKNYDLA
- a CDS encoding type II toxin-antitoxin system HigB family toxin, producing MRTRYNTAKSSDWKSPNDVKQTFINVSIPRDSRVVFNIKGNSYRLVVKFIYERQWAFIRFIGTHSKYDKIDANYI
- a CDS encoding NupC/NupG family nucleoside CNT transporter, giving the protein MNLRITLLLLVLTFSSLTAFTQELEGRWVTEKSTTTENSNSYIEFLNGDFTYLKSATDTIIKGSYIFQYKNLVLFEEPGDSIIRYKVQQLTDSLLILQQNSEHLTFQKDVALVSTTSKTSQQPKLIQSSGFSFTSFYRGAIGMLVLLLITYLASSNRKAIQWKTVGIGLIAQLLLAIGVLRVPVIQKIFNFIGKIFNEILLYTQAGSEFLLGGMMDVESYGFIFLFQVLPTIIFFSALTSVLFYFGIIQVVVKGLAWVLTKLMGISGAESLSVAGNIFLGQTEAPLMIKAYLERMNKSEILLVMVGGMATVAGGVLAAYIGFLGGNDEALRLEFARHLLAASVMAAPGAIVVSKMLYPQTEAIESTVEVTQDKIGANVLDAISNGTTEGLRLAANVGAMLLVFVALIAMLNGMLGWIGGFTGLNSVVANHTPYAAFSLEAILGTLFAPLMWLIGVAKEDMMLMGQLLGIKLAASEFVGYIQLAALKDASNTLHLTYNKSIIMATYMLCGFANFASIGIQIGGIGSLAPGQRKTLSEFGLKALIGGTIASLLSATLAGMIIG